In Chelmon rostratus isolate fCheRos1 chromosome 9, fCheRos1.pri, whole genome shotgun sequence, the following proteins share a genomic window:
- the kcnk4a gene encoding uncharacterized protein kcnk4a isoform X2, whose protein sequence is MRCTTLLALLTGVMLYLVMGALVFRTLEAPSENLAYKDLLATKRTFLDNKTCVTELDFHKLVKGVASAVEAGLDVSSLPANFTSRWDLASAFFFCGTIITTIGFGNLSPRTWYGQLFCVCYALVGIPMFGILLAGVSDHMGTVLRRAVAKIETLFLKRKVRPTTVRVISAVLSILIGCLIFLAVPTVVFQKVEKWSFLESLYFVVITLTTVGFGDFVPGGGREGMFFKPLVLLWIVFGLAYFASILTMIGNWLRVLSKRTRAEMEELRAHATDWTQNIQNMSMDFRIPNPLEFNDPFLLQRRRWKRSERRRIRRGAQGTLGHWARGGSENGHLPNRWAALSSSMSQLDAHPSLERAVVAKSRPRVSAAGGETVPRVGPGLRVDPAAGLQVEGRSFPPLLARSFSLPVARSTLELDSAGAALQEGSLSGSESAFDSRSDVSSVSSSFLALRRFQPCCTVSSMEEGGTTDMNTAQEKNELTPAEKYGSVAYNSCKHTPASGLLPLTSSLTPFIPPSHHPVLLPSAPLNIASSASCQLLDFFGENLAYIDESSDALSDQPAASEERKRRPRKPKRRSIKRQPAQRWSPLQVRRPHSEMQPPSNPPTPPPDSSVSDLPPSENHTGSAPTL, encoded by the exons GGAGTGGCGTCCGCGGTGGAGGCAGGCCTGGATGTGAGCAGCCTTCCTGCCAACTTCACTAGCCGCTGGGACTTGGCCTCcgctttcttcttctgtggtacCATCATTACCACCATAG gttttgGGAACCTGTCTCCTCGGACATGGTACGGCCAGTTGTTCTGCGTGTGCTATGCCCTGGTGGGCATCCCCATGTTTGGCATACTGCTCGCTGGAGTGAGTGACCACATGGGCACGGTGCTGCGTAGAGCTGTGGCCAAGATTGAGACCCTCTTCTTG aaACGTAAGGTCAGGCCGACCACGGTGCGCGTGATCTCAGCGGTTCTCTCCATCCTCATTGGTTGTCTGATCTTCCTCGCCGTGCCAACAGTCGTATTTCAGAAGGTGGAGAAGTGGTCCTTTCTGGAGTCGCTCTACTTTGTGGTCATCACTCTCACTACCGTTGGCTTCGGAGACTTTGTACCTG GTGGTGGTCGTGAGGGCATGTTCTTCAAGCCTCTGGTGTTGTTGTGGATAGTGTTTGGTCTCGCCTACTTTGCCTCCATCCTCACCATGATAGGCAACTGGCTGAGGGTGCTGTCCAAGAGGACCCGCGCTGAG ATGGAGGAATTGAGGGCCCACGCGACAGACTGGACCCAGAACATCCAGAACATGTCCATGGACTTCCGCATCCCAAACCCTCTGGAGTTCAACGACCCCTTCCTCCTGCAGCGCCGGCGCTGGAAACGCAGCGAGCGTCGCCGCATACGTCGCGGAGCCCAGGGCACTCTGGGACACTGGGCTCGAGGGGGATCTGAGAACGGACACCTGCCAAACCGCTGGGCCGCTCTCTCCAGCTCCATGAGCCAGCTGGATGCCCATCCATCTCTCGAGAGGGCGGTGGTTGCCAAGTCCAGGCCGCGAGTCAGTGCTGCCGGAGGTGAAACGGTCCCGAGAGTGGGGCCTGGATTGAGGGTTGACCCCGCTGCGGGTCTGCAAGTGGAGGGCAGGtcgtttcctcctctgcttgcCCGCTCGTTCTCCCTCCCTGTGGCCCGCTCCACCTTAGAGCTGGACTCAGCAGGTGCAGCCCTGCAGGAAGGATCCCTCTCTGGATCCGAGTCTGCTTTTGACTCCAGATCAGACGTCTCCTCGGTCTCCTCGTCCTTCTTGGCCCTCCGCAGGTTCCAGCCTTGTTGTACAGTCAGCAgcatggaggagggagggaccacagacatgaacacagcGCAAGAGAAAAACGAACTGACTCCAGCAGAGAAATATGGATCTGTAGCATACAatagctgcaaacacacacctgcctctGGTTTGCtccctctcacttcctctcttaCCCCTTTTATTCCTCCCTCTCACCACCCGGTCCTCCTTCCCTCGGCTCCACTCAACATTGCCTCCTCAGccagctgccagctgctggACTTCTTCGGAGAGAACCTGGCATACATCGACGAGTCCTCGGACGCTCTGAGTGACCAGCCAGCAGCAAgcgaagagaggaagaggcgaCCACGAAAACCAAAGAGGAGGAGCATCAAGAGGCAGCCGGCACAGAGGTGGAGCCCCCTGCAGGTGAGGAGGCCCCACAGTGAGATGCAGCCACCTTCAAATCCCCCCACACCACCTCCAGACTCGTCGGTCTCAGACCTGCCCCCATCAGAGAACCACACAGGTTCGGCTCCGACACTCTGA
- the kcnk4a gene encoding uncharacterized protein kcnk4a isoform X1 — protein MRCTTLLALLTGVMLYLVMGALVFRTLEAPSENLAYKDLLATKRTFLDNKTCVTELDFHKLVKGVASAVEAGLDVSSLPANFTSRWDLASAFFFCGTIITTIGFGNLSPRTWYGQLFCVCYALVGIPMFGILLAGVSDHMGTVLRRAVAKIETLFLVRMKRKVRPTTVRVISAVLSILIGCLIFLAVPTVVFQKVEKWSFLESLYFVVITLTTVGFGDFVPGGGREGMFFKPLVLLWIVFGLAYFASILTMIGNWLRVLSKRTRAEMEELRAHATDWTQNIQNMSMDFRIPNPLEFNDPFLLQRRRWKRSERRRIRRGAQGTLGHWARGGSENGHLPNRWAALSSSMSQLDAHPSLERAVVAKSRPRVSAAGGETVPRVGPGLRVDPAAGLQVEGRSFPPLLARSFSLPVARSTLELDSAGAALQEGSLSGSESAFDSRSDVSSVSSSFLALRRFQPCCTVSSMEEGGTTDMNTAQEKNELTPAEKYGSVAYNSCKHTPASGLLPLTSSLTPFIPPSHHPVLLPSAPLNIASSASCQLLDFFGENLAYIDESSDALSDQPAASEERKRRPRKPKRRSIKRQPAQRWSPLQVRRPHSEMQPPSNPPTPPPDSSVSDLPPSENHTGSAPTL, from the exons GGAGTGGCGTCCGCGGTGGAGGCAGGCCTGGATGTGAGCAGCCTTCCTGCCAACTTCACTAGCCGCTGGGACTTGGCCTCcgctttcttcttctgtggtacCATCATTACCACCATAG gttttgGGAACCTGTCTCCTCGGACATGGTACGGCCAGTTGTTCTGCGTGTGCTATGCCCTGGTGGGCATCCCCATGTTTGGCATACTGCTCGCTGGAGTGAGTGACCACATGGGCACGGTGCTGCGTAGAGCTGTGGCCAAGATTGAGACCCTCTTCTTGGTGAGAATG aaACGTAAGGTCAGGCCGACCACGGTGCGCGTGATCTCAGCGGTTCTCTCCATCCTCATTGGTTGTCTGATCTTCCTCGCCGTGCCAACAGTCGTATTTCAGAAGGTGGAGAAGTGGTCCTTTCTGGAGTCGCTCTACTTTGTGGTCATCACTCTCACTACCGTTGGCTTCGGAGACTTTGTACCTG GTGGTGGTCGTGAGGGCATGTTCTTCAAGCCTCTGGTGTTGTTGTGGATAGTGTTTGGTCTCGCCTACTTTGCCTCCATCCTCACCATGATAGGCAACTGGCTGAGGGTGCTGTCCAAGAGGACCCGCGCTGAG ATGGAGGAATTGAGGGCCCACGCGACAGACTGGACCCAGAACATCCAGAACATGTCCATGGACTTCCGCATCCCAAACCCTCTGGAGTTCAACGACCCCTTCCTCCTGCAGCGCCGGCGCTGGAAACGCAGCGAGCGTCGCCGCATACGTCGCGGAGCCCAGGGCACTCTGGGACACTGGGCTCGAGGGGGATCTGAGAACGGACACCTGCCAAACCGCTGGGCCGCTCTCTCCAGCTCCATGAGCCAGCTGGATGCCCATCCATCTCTCGAGAGGGCGGTGGTTGCCAAGTCCAGGCCGCGAGTCAGTGCTGCCGGAGGTGAAACGGTCCCGAGAGTGGGGCCTGGATTGAGGGTTGACCCCGCTGCGGGTCTGCAAGTGGAGGGCAGGtcgtttcctcctctgcttgcCCGCTCGTTCTCCCTCCCTGTGGCCCGCTCCACCTTAGAGCTGGACTCAGCAGGTGCAGCCCTGCAGGAAGGATCCCTCTCTGGATCCGAGTCTGCTTTTGACTCCAGATCAGACGTCTCCTCGGTCTCCTCGTCCTTCTTGGCCCTCCGCAGGTTCCAGCCTTGTTGTACAGTCAGCAgcatggaggagggagggaccacagacatgaacacagcGCAAGAGAAAAACGAACTGACTCCAGCAGAGAAATATGGATCTGTAGCATACAatagctgcaaacacacacctgcctctGGTTTGCtccctctcacttcctctcttaCCCCTTTTATTCCTCCCTCTCACCACCCGGTCCTCCTTCCCTCGGCTCCACTCAACATTGCCTCCTCAGccagctgccagctgctggACTTCTTCGGAGAGAACCTGGCATACATCGACGAGTCCTCGGACGCTCTGAGTGACCAGCCAGCAGCAAgcgaagagaggaagaggcgaCCACGAAAACCAAAGAGGAGGAGCATCAAGAGGCAGCCGGCACAGAGGTGGAGCCCCCTGCAGGTGAGGAGGCCCCACAGTGAGATGCAGCCACCTTCAAATCCCCCCACACCACCTCCAGACTCGTCGGTCTCAGACCTGCCCCCATCAGAGAACCACACAGGTTCGGCTCCGACACTCTGA